In the Artemia franciscana chromosome 1, ASM3288406v1, whole genome shotgun sequence genome, one interval contains:
- the LOC136027386 gene encoding putative nuclease HARBI1 isoform X2 — protein sequence MQDYDFKTHFRLHRSTFDLLLGKINIKLQNQTRPTSRCSPNKMLLITLWILATPESYRSVGCRFGVCKKTVFKVIRRTIDAIYEMASTTIKWPGATEAQNIISANSSTAGFPGVLGAIDGTHIPIRTPQHSSGTYINRKGFHSLQLQVVCQHNLKFTDCNVGQPGSMHDARVFRHSEICTDLQNSTLFFPEDSHLIGDAAYPLSDRLLTPYRDTGNLTRYQVRYNFKLSSTRMSVERAIGILKCRFRRLRFFDSPDLAFISKSVIAACTLHNFCIDENDLHFENSEELSSGGAATINSENNIYNSTVTARAKRDRIARLL from the coding sequence ATGCAGGATTATGATTTTAAAACTCATTTTAGACTTCATAGAAGTACTTTTGATCTTCTCTTaggaaaaattaacataaagcTACAGAATCAGACAAGACCAACATCAAGATGCTCACCTAACAAGATGCTCCTCATAACTCTATGGATTCTGGCAACCCCAGAGTCCTACAGGTCCGTTGGATGTCGCTTCGGTGTGTGTAAGAAAACAGTGTTCAAAGTCATAAGAAGAACAATTGACGCCATTTACGAAATGGCATCAACAACAATAAAGTGGCCAGGGGCTACAGAAGCACAAAACATAATTTCTGCCAATAGTTCTACTGCTGGCTTTCCAGGGGTTCTTGGTGCTATAGATGGAACCCACATCCCAATCAGAACCCCTCAACATTCTTCGGGAACATATATCAACAGAAAGGGGTTTCACTCTCTCCAATTGCAGGTTGTGTGCCAACATAACCTGAAATTTACTGACTGTAATGTAGGGCAGCCAGGGTCCATGCATGATGCCCGTGTTTTTCGGCATTCAGAAATTTGTACTGACCTACAAAATagtactttattttttcccGAGGATAGCCATTTAATCGGCGATGCAGCGTACCCACTTTCTGACCGGTTACTAACACCATATAGAGATACGGGTAACCTAACCAGATATCAGGTTAGGTACAACTTTAAACTGTCTTCTACAAGAATGTCTGTTGAAAGGGCGATTGGAATATTAAAGTGTCGTTTTAGAAGACTTAGGTTTTTTGATTCCCCTGACCTTGCATTTATTTCCAAATCAGTAATTGCAGCATGTACCTTGCATAATTTTTGCATTGACGAGAATGATCtccattttgaaaattcagaagAGCTGAGCTCAGGCGGAGCTGCTACaattaattcagaaaataacATCTATAATTCCACAGTCACTGCCAGAGCAAAAAGGGACCGCATTGCAagacttttgtaa
- the LOC136027386 gene encoding putative nuclease HARBI1 isoform X1 produces MSQTALRNLISALILVNEIFDSDDESTDSDDESTDSENELYQDEEELNEPSILTTRVSTVSRRNVPKVAGYEEIVTERMQDYDFKTHFRLHRSTFDLLLGKINIKLQNQTRPTSRCSPNKMLLITLWILATPESYRSVGCRFGVCKKTVFKVIRRTIDAIYEMASTTIKWPGATEAQNIISANSSTAGFPGVLGAIDGTHIPIRTPQHSSGTYINRKGFHSLQLQVVCQHNLKFTDCNVGQPGSMHDARVFRHSEICTDLQNSTLFFPEDSHLIGDAAYPLSDRLLTPYRDTGNLTRYQVRYNFKLSSTRMSVERAIGILKCRFRRLRFFDSPDLAFISKSVIAACTLHNFCIDENDLHFENSEELSSGGAATINSENNIYNSTVTARAKRDRIARLL; encoded by the exons ATGTCCCAGACGGCGCTGAGAAATCTTATTTCAGCACTGATTTTGGTTAATGAAATTTTTGACTCGGATGACGAGTCTACTGACTCGGATGACGAGTCTACTGACtcagaaaatgaattatatCAAGATGAGGAAGAGCTGAATGAGCCAAGTATTTTAACG acAAGAGTTTCAACCGTATCGAGACGAAATGTACCAAAGGTAGCAGGATATGAAGAAATAGTCACAGAGAGAATGCAGGATTATGATTTTAAAACTCATTTTAGACTTCATAGAAGTACTTTTGATCTTCTCTTaggaaaaattaacataaagcTACAGAATCAGACAAGACCAACATCAAGATGCTCACCTAACAAGATGCTCCTCATAACTCTATGGATTCTGGCAACCCCAGAGTCCTACAGGTCCGTTGGATGTCGCTTCGGTGTGTGTAAGAAAACAGTGTTCAAAGTCATAAGAAGAACAATTGACGCCATTTACGAAATGGCATCAACAACAATAAAGTGGCCAGGGGCTACAGAAGCACAAAACATAATTTCTGCCAATAGTTCTACTGCTGGCTTTCCAGGGGTTCTTGGTGCTATAGATGGAACCCACATCCCAATCAGAACCCCTCAACATTCTTCGGGAACATATATCAACAGAAAGGGGTTTCACTCTCTCCAATTGCAGGTTGTGTGCCAACATAACCTGAAATTTACTGACTGTAATGTAGGGCAGCCAGGGTCCATGCATGATGCCCGTGTTTTTCGGCATTCAGAAATTTGTACTGACCTACAAAATagtactttattttttcccGAGGATAGCCATTTAATCGGCGATGCAGCGTACCCACTTTCTGACCGGTTACTAACACCATATAGAGATACGGGTAACCTAACCAGATATCAGGTTAGGTACAACTTTAAACTGTCTTCTACAAGAATGTCTGTTGAAAGGGCGATTGGAATATTAAAGTGTCGTTTTAGAAGACTTAGGTTTTTTGATTCCCCTGACCTTGCATTTATTTCCAAATCAGTAATTGCAGCATGTACCTTGCATAATTTTTGCATTGACGAGAATGATCtccattttgaaaattcagaagAGCTGAGCTCAGGCGGAGCTGCTACaattaattcagaaaataacATCTATAATTCCACAGTCACTGCCAGAGCAAAAAGGGACCGCATTGCAagacttttgtaa